From the genome of Vicia villosa cultivar HV-30 ecotype Madison, WI linkage group LG2, Vvil1.0, whole genome shotgun sequence, one region includes:
- the LOC131647275 gene encoding alpha-dioxygenase PIOX-like: MWSIVTDPIKTLISRVVKHSIHGDFHDAVAKMTIIDAFLFFIMHSIDKLGIWHRLPVFLGLLYLAIRRHLHQEYNLLNVGTTPVGIRSNPSDFPYRTADGRYNDPFNDGAGSQGSFFGRNILPVDQKNKLLKPDPMVVVTKLLERKTYKDTGKQFNVIAASWIQFMIHDWIDHLEDTKQVELSAPREVASQCPLKSFKFFKTKEISTGFYDIKTGHANIRTPWWDGSVIYGSNQEVLNKVRTFKDGKLKISKEGHLLHNEDGTAISGDIRNSWAGVTTLQTLFVQEHNAVCDAIKKENPDLEDEDLYRHARLVTSAVIAKIHTIDWTVELLKTDTLLAAMRTNWYGLLGKKFKDTFGHVGGAILGGLVGLKRSENHGVPYSLTEEFTSVYRMHPLLPDSLHLRDISATPGQNKSPPLIKEVPMNELIGLQGEKTLLEIGVAKQLVSMGHQACGALELWNYPSWLRNLIPHNIDGTERSDHVDLAALEIYRDRERNVARYNQFRRGLLLIPISKWEDLTDDKEAIKVLKEVYGNDVEELDVLVGLMAEKKIKGFAISETAFVIFLLMASRRLEADRFFTSNFNEETYTKKGLEWVNTTESLKDVIDRHHPKMTNKWLNSSSAFSVWDSPPNKDNHIPLYFRVPN; the protein is encoded by the exons ATGTGGTCTATAGTAACAGATCCCATTAAAACTCTTATTTCAAGAGTTGTGAAACATTCTATCCATGGAGATTTTCATGATGCAGTGGCCAAAATGACCATCATAGATGCCTTTCTCTTCTTT ATTATGCATTCCATTGACAAGTTGGGAATATGGCACCGTTTGCCTGTATTCTTAGGGCTATTGTACTTGGCCATAAGGCGTCATCTTCATCAAGAATACAATCTCTTGAACGTTGGAACAACACCTGTTGGAATTAGGTCAAATCCATCTGATTTTCCATATAGAACAGCTGATGGAAGATATAATGATCCTTTTAATGATGGTGCTGGCAGTCAAGGATCTTTCTTCGGCAGAAATATTCTCCCTGTTGATCAGAAGAACAAG TTGTTGAAGCCAGATCCAATGGTAGTGGTGACAAAACTTCTTGAGAGGAAAACGTACAAGGACACAGGAAAACAATTCAATGTGATTGCAGCTTCTTGGATTCAATTTATGATACATGATTGGATTGACCATTTGGAGGACACTAAACAG GTTGAACTGAGTGCACCACGTGAGGTTGCAAGTCAATGTCCATTAAAATCTTTCAAATTCTTTAAAACGAAAGAAATTTCAACAGGCTTCTATGATATCAAGACTGGACATGCAAACATTCGTACTCCATGGTG GGACGGAAGTGTGATATATGGAAGCAATCAAGAAGTTTTGAACAAAGTGAGGACTTTTAAAGATGGGAAGCTAAAAATATCAAAGGAAGGTCATCTTCTTCATAACGAAGATGGAACTGCAATTTCAGGTGACATTCGCAACAGTTGGGCTGGTGTCACAACTTTGCAGACACTTTTTGTTCAAGAACACAATGCTGTTTGTGATGCGATCAAG AAGGAAAATCCAGACTTGGAAGATGAAGATCTTTATCGTCATGCTAGATTAGTAACTTCAGCTGTGATTGCAAAGATTCACACTATAGATTGGACTGTCGAGCTTCTTAAAACTGACACTTTGCTGGCAGCCATGAGAACCAATTG GTATGGACTAttgggaaagaaattcaaggaCACATTTGGACATGTTGGAGGAGCCATCTTGGGTGGATTGGTGGGCTTGAAGAGATCAGAAAATCATGGTGTTCCATACTCTTTAACTGAAGAATTTACTTCTGTCTATAGAATGCATCCACTTCTACCTGATTCACTGCATTTAAGAGACATATCTGCCACTCCTGGACAAAACAAATCTCCACCATTAATCAAAGA GGTTCCAATGAATGAGTTGATTGGACTACAAGGAGAAAAGACCTTGTTGGAGATAGGAGTTGCAAAACAATTAGTATCAATGGGTCATCAAGCTTGTGGAGCCTTAGAACTTTGGAACTATCCATCATGGCTCAGAAACCTAATACCACATAACATAGATGGCACAGAAAGATCTGATCATGTGGACTTGGCTGCTCTTGAAA TTTACAGGGATAGAGAGAGGAATGTAGCAAGATATAACCAATTCAGAAGAGGACTATTGTTGATACCTATTTCTAAATGGGAAGATTTAACAGATGATAAGGAAGCAATTAAAGTATTGAAAGAGGTATATGGAAATGATGTTGAGGAGCTTGATGTGCTAGTAGGTCTCATGGCAGAGAAAAAGATAAAGGGTTTTGCAATTAGTGAGACTGCTTTTGTGATATTCCTTCTCATGGCATCTAG GAGATTGGAAGCTGATAGATTTTTTACAAGCAACTTCAATGAAGAGACATACACCAAAAAAGGTTTGGAATGGGTGAACACAACTGAGAGTTTAAAAGATGTTATTGATCGCCACCATCCAAAAATGACAAATAAGTGGTTGAACTCTTCAAGTGCTTTCTCTGTTTGGGATTCACCTCCAAACAAAGACAATCACATTCCACTTTACTTTCGTGTTCCTAACTAA